The genomic DNA AAAAGCCACAAGAAGGGGAATGAGTGTAAGAGGCAAGAGCCGAACTCCAGGATTCCCGACCCCTGCTGCTGTGCCGAGCTCAGAGCCTTACTCACCACTTCCACACTGTAGTGCGTCCTATTGTCCTGCATGGCAGCCAGAGACTTCAGGAAAGGAAACATGTCTGGCTTGGAGTGCTCCCAGCAGCCAATCAGCAGTCGAATGTGGACTTGCCTTTCGTAGGCTGCTTTCCTGAGATGATTGTCAATAGTTGGCCAATACCTGGGGAAACAAACAAGGCTTGGCCTGGCGCCTCTCCGAGTTACTAGCTACAGTGGTGGCTGCCTCGGGTCCTTTTCAAGtaactttttcaaatatattggccTGAATTTTCAGAATGGACTAGCAATTTTAGGATGCCCCATGTGCAACGCCTGAAAGAAGGGACATCTGATGAAGATCGGGTCCCTTAGGGCTGCTAAAATCACAGGCCCCTTTTGAAAACGGGGCCCATGGGTTTTACTCTGCGCAATCCTGGCGGTTCCCAAGAGAGGGCGTGGCGTGAAAAAGGCAGGGAGTGGATCGGCAGCGGGCACAGGAGTGTTAAAGGGAGACGTCTGACCAGCACATAGGGCCCAGGAGGAAACAAAGGCAGTGGAGACGGGTGAATCCTTAAAGGACGAGGATTACACCCCCCTGCCCTTGTTACCAAGTTCAACTCGGACACAGCTCATGCCCGAAAATCTCCCCCGGCACACACTGCGCTGCGAACTCAGCACAGCCACGAGCTCGGCCTGAGAGCTGCTTCGCAAAGGGCTGCTGAGGCTTTACCTCCGGGGGTGCGAGAACTCCATGGTTGGCAGGTAGCTCATCACGGCGATGTGCACGAACTGGCTGGCATCGTCGATGACGCTGAGCAGTGCACGGAGGTCCTCCGTCCGTCCCTCGGCACACAAGGCTGGCGGGGAGCTCTGGGCACAGCACAGAGGGGTCAAGCTGACGGCTGCATGGTCAGGAAGGAAATTGTCCTTCCATGTGCAGCACGGCCTGACTGGGTCAGGGGCACCACGGGGGCTTGAACTCACTTTGAAGCAGCAGGGATTGGCCACTGCAGGAGGCGAGGTGACTGACCAGAACTAGGCTCCGTTTCACTACGGCAACTCCTACATGGAACCAATCAGAAGGGGCAGAAGAGGGTTACCCTGAGGTGCCTCAACTTACAGAAAGGTACACGCCGGCATCCGTCCCGTTCAGCTGCACCTCCAGAGGCGTCTCCTTGTTGTACGTGGTGGAGTAATTGGCCGGCCAGGGCGATGGAATGGAGGCGTCCGGCACTCCCAGAACCCAATAGGCTTCAAACATCTTCCCTAAGTCCTTGGCCAAGCAGCTGCAGTTGTAGACAGCCGCGCCCAGCTCCTTCACCTGCGGGACAAGCAGCACCGAACTCTCCGTCACGTGCAGCTGGCTGGCGTGAGCAATTCCCAGCGCTGTGGTTGTGTAAGCTGCGTATTTCAGAGCCTCTGGGGActccttcccccctctctctaGAGCTAATCTCTCTAGGTTCTCATATCGGCACCACGGTACCTGAGCGCCCCAAAGAATCAGAGCGACAGCGCTGGCCTTGCCGgtgtctctgctgggctcattCTGACAGCCCCTCAAAGTGGTGCTGGAGCCAGTCCAAACTGCTCCTGGGACTTGAAATCCTGGCACCAGGCCTGGAATAACATTTCCATCAGGCTCTCCGAGGGGCCATACACAGCAGCTCTGACCTTGAGCCCTGGGCACTTTGCTACAGAGATGCTTTGATTTTCCTGAGGAAGGGTCTTTGGCAGCCCCCGGGATTCCCATCCCCCGCAGGCTTGGGCATGAAGAAGCCTAGGTGTTAGAGACCAGTGCCCCAGTTCCACAGAGAGGTCCATGTGGCTGGCTCCTCCCctgccactgacctcagtggggtCCGGATGGGTCAGGCTCCATGTCCTCATGCCAGACAGGGCcccaggtcagtagcagagctgggaccacagcccaggagtcctggcttccagttcCTACTCTCAGCACTAAGCAACGCTCCCTCAGCTTTCCCTACACCctagcccggccctgcctccGTCCTAGCTCAGAGCCCGCCCAGCGCCTGCCCCCGCAAGCAGGGCTCCTTCTGATGACCCCCGATGAAGGCACAAGCGTCTGTGGCACCCCAGCTCGGGCGAAGACCCTCTTGCCCCTAGGAGGAGTTTACCTGGGTGAGGGAGCGCCAGTCCATGTTAGCGCTGCCAAGATAGACGTGGGTCTTGTCGACGATCCAGAACTTGGTGTGCAGCACCCCATCAGTCAGCCTGCGCATGTTGACTTTGCGGACAGCAGCCCCTAGGGTATGTAAAGGACATGGAGCTCTTTCACGGCCAGGTCCCGGAATCGGAGCGGTCCCTTGGGAGAGCCGCACAGGCACCAAGTGGATCGAACTGGGAGAAACCGGCCAGAGGGGGCCCTGGGGAGCCGTTTCCTGATTCCCCGGGTGTCTTCTTGCAGAGCCTCTCATGACATGGCCAGGCGGTGCCCAGTGGTTCGTTATCAGAGGGCTGCTCCTGAGCGCTGATTGTAAGGACTCAGGGACTAGAACCTGGGTCTCCAGTGCCGCAGGAAGTACCGCCCAAGAGACCCCAAGTGACAGTACCCTGCGGCCCTCGGATTGGCCACGTGCCCCTACTTAATCCCAGGGGCTCACCCAGGAACTTGTCTGGGCAACCACATGGACCATGGCTGCTGCAGTGCCAGACTTCCCCTGATCTCCGGTCTTTGACCCtggcctgactctgaccctgggATCCAGCCTTGTGATTCCTCCAACTCCTGCCCGGTGACGCCTGTCCCTGGTGGGcagacctcagcccagctgtaACCACTAGGCAAGACTGCCTATGCCCCAGTCGCTTACACTGATGGGGCTACACAGGCTGCTTTGGTGTTAGAACAGCCAAGATAGTCAAAAGTGCCTAGTGAATTTTGGGTCCCCAAAGTGTAATACCAcaaaggggctgattttcagagggcaggtgctcggctctttctggaaatcaggccccatCAGGGGGTCTCAGGTTGGGCCCCCGGCCCTCAGGAATCTTACCGCTCTGCTCCAGCGCTTGCAGGTCATCCGTGGGCTGCTTTGAGGATGGGCTGCTGACTGCGATTCTCACCGAGACACTTCGCTGGGGTAACTGCAGCAGTTCTGCCAGGATTTCTTCACCCTGTTTTTAAAAGAGGAGTTAAAAACACCAGTAAGTCCAGACGAGGGGCTCTCTGCCAATGCTGCCTCCTCACCAGGTCAAAGTGGGCATGATTCGTACGGCCATGTGCATGTGCCTATACCCGCAGCCCCATGGGCATCACACCGACTCGGGGAAATTCACCCCGACTCGTGCTGGTCTCTCTGCATGAGGCAGGGGCCTGCTCCAGCTAATTCTCCCTTCACAGCTCACGTGTTCCCTGCGTGGGCAGGGCGGACTCACCACAGCTCCTTCCAGTCTGGCCCTGTCTCTTTTCTCTGCCAGGATCCGAGCTAGCATGACCCGCTCTGATCTAACCAAAGCCATGAAAGAGGCTTTGCAAAAGGAGGCTCAGACTCCGGCAAATCAATGTTCCACTCAACAGCCTTCCCTAACTGGCTCCCTTGATGGCCTGGGACGAGGAACCCGTTACTGGCTTGGTAATTAGACGCTAATTTGGGGGTGGATTCAGCTGATTTGACTGCGGTTTTCTGCCCCAGCCGAGGgacagctggctcctgtgcgtTTCACTCGCACTGACACAGTGGTggcagagtgaatgaatgaatccAGCGGTACCAGGAGGAGTCTCGGCACTTTTCTACACCCGGGTTTGGAAGTGATGCAGTTAGATCAGTACAGCTTCTTCCTGTAAATTACAATACAACGTAGTCCCATTGGTGCCAGCCCTGGGAGCGCcagcctgcagctgaggagcattCTGGCCCCATCCAGCAACGCATGTGAGCACACACCGAGCAGGGGAGCCGTTCCACTGACTGTAGCAGGTCGACTCCCTGGCTCGAGCCCGAGGCGGGATCAGGCTCTGGCAGGATCCAGCCCCTAATTAAGCTTTTGCTATTTACTTGGTCAGCCGTGGCTTCCTGAGTGTGCGTGTCATCGTTTGTCAGGGTCCAATAGAAAGATGCGATGTCCAAGCTGTTCGTAGCACCTCCGATCAGGCTCCTCCAGGCCTGAAAAGTGGACGGGTTCACCGTGCTGTTGTCTTCATACACCATTCCCTCAGGGATGCTTTCCACCAGCACAATCCTAGCAGGGACGACAACACTGATAACCTCTGAGCTGTCACCCGTTGGGCCCAGCTCATCACAGCCTCCTGCCGTCACTTATAGCCGTGCAACGTGGCGTGTTGCACCGCTGTGTACGGGACTGCGCACGGTACAGGACAGCAGTGAACTGGGCCTGTTCTGAGAGCATTAATACCTGGGTGCAAAGGATACTGGCCTAGGCTGCCCTGTATTCTGGCAGAGCACGCCATGGGAGAAACTGAGCAGCTGGCTGGGGATTGCTAGTGAGCAAAGGCCGAGACGCCCTGACGTACAATAATTAAAACCCATGCTCAGAATAGTCACTCACCTGCAAGGGTCACTGCACGTGTTGTCTGGATCCTGCCCCACTTTCCCTCTTCCCAAAGGGGAACCGAACGGAAAAACTAAGAGACAAGTGAGAATCCCGGCCAAGAGCACGCCCACCAGGATCACAGCCAGCAGGGCACGGCGGGAATACTGGGGGCGGAAAGAGAGAACGAAATGGAGACGGGCAGGCAGCAGCACGCACAGGGTTGAGACATTCCGCTGAAAAGCCAAAGCCTGGGTCTGATCTGCCACTGCCCTGCGCccgtgcagtcatttacactagtgcaaaatgGGTGTGAAATGCTACTGAATCAGATAGCATTTTGCACCCCGTCTGCActgtttgcactggtgtaaatgaccgCACAAGGAGAAAACAATGATTAGAGTTCTGGTCTCACACcaggtttacactggtgtatTTCTACTGTCTTTAGTAAAGTTACTCCTGGTTTACCCCGGTGTAAgtaagagaagaatcaggccctctgatCCCAGCCACTCGTTCCTCTGCCTGCATGCCCAGGTGTAGCCAAGTCTGACTGGCACAAGACACCTACCCAGCgggtcacaacaggtgcaacggAATCCACAGAACATACTGGGCGTGATTCTGTGCTCACTTCCGCAGCCGTACATTGGGAGCAAGTCCCCGAAGCCaagggggcctgattctcagctggcaATTGctgcactgaagccaatggaactatgctgatctgctccagctgaggatctggctcaagaGAGTCGCTCCAGTGCAAATCCGGTGTGAATGGCGAAGGGGGGCTGTTGACTTGGGGCTAGTCCTGGAGTGGAGCTGTAAGCGTCCCCTGCTCTGGCACTTCTCAGCAAACACAAGCTGTAAACTTCACGTCTCTTAAAACCACCCCGGGGCGTGATGCAAACATAAGCAGAACCAGCCCAGCATGACACGGGGAATGCAGAACAAGCGTCTCCTTTATGGGGCTGTTCCGCTCTGCTGACTCCCTGGTTTTCTAGCTGAGCTCAGCCCGTTGGCAAAACAACTTACCTTCTGGGAAAGCCGGTTTGGCTGTCCAGGCAGCAGGAGCTCTTCCTGGCTCCCTAGAGCGTTCAGCTGTGAGGGGACAAGCAAAGACAGCTGTATGCTGTATCTGAAACAAGCGGCGTGTTGGAGTCTCACCTGCAGACTGGATGCAGCTTGTGCACGGGGAGCAtgcagggggcggggacaggcccCGATGAACTCGAGTAGTTGGGTTCCTAGCTTTCAGTGAACGTTCAGAGCCTAAATCCTTCTGTGCAGCTGGGCCATAATTCCTCCCAAGCTGCCGTGCGTTATTAGACCATATCCTGCAGTCCTTGGGGTTTTGCCTGATGTTTGGAAAGTGGCTGGACCACAGAGGACAACAGCCTCCTGCCGCTGCTGGCTAAAGAAGCCACTTCTTTAGCTCAAGCGGGAGAGGTGTGTCCTTTGGTGCAGATGGCGAGTTGCTATGTAAAGACTGCACAGTACAGCTGTTAGGTGCACTCCTTGTAACGCAAACCCGAGCAGTGGTTCGATTTGCACCAATCTCACTCTGCTCGCGCTCATTTCACTGCCAGCAGAATGTGGGGTGTAAAATGACGGGGAAACAGAAGAGTCTGTTTTGGGTCCAAGGGCAAAGAGACCCGGTTCTGGGATTCAAAGGACCCCAGGCACCAATGACTGCTGTGGAAACAGCCCACTTGCTTCGGGGACTAATTGCAGTCACAAGCCTGGCCTGGCAGTGGCGTTCACATTTTGCCTTGTAACCTTTGGCTTCCTCTGTGGGTTTTTAGTGTCCCACATGTTCTAGGGGACGGGCTCTCGGGGAGAACCTAACCCAGGGGCTTTGTGCAGGTTCAGCTGAGGGGAGATTCCAGAGCGAGGCCTCCCGGGGCTCTGAGTTAGCATTTTACTATCACACATGAAGGGTATCTGGCAAAATTCTCTCCTCAGCTCAAATCTCACTGCTGGTCCCGGTTGTAAGGATGCGGGGGTGTAGAACCCAGGCTTGTGGGAGCCTGGGTAACTGCAGCACCACCTTGCCTCTGGGGAGCTCAGCAAAGTGACTGGAGGATGAGGCACTGCAGGAAGTCCTGGCCGAAGAGACCAGAGCGACGGAACCTCCGGCTGCCCCCTTCAGCCGTGTAAACCAGAAGTTCCCAAGCAGCAAAGCAGCCCCTGGCTTGTGCCCTGCCTTGCTCCTGCCTCTTCCCGTTGACCCTGGTCCAGGCCCAGCCGCCTCCGTCCCAGCCACTGCACCTGGCTGGAGAGCGCACCACACACCTTTGAATGCATGTGGCCgtccctgttttacagagggCTGAGAGCAACGTAGATTCAGACCATGTAAACGCTTCTACTCCATGACCCCTGGCCACTCCTCAGAGCTGTCTCTGGCCAGAGCACCACCAGACTCCCGTTTACTCGGGCACTGCAGTAAAATACTGAAGCAAGTTAATATTGCTGCAGAATCCCAGGGCACGGCAGCACCTCGTGCATCTGTCAGGCTCCTCCTTGGTTAACCACAGACCGAGAGACGTACGTTGAGGCTCAGCATCTTATAAACCTCAAGCATGTATACAAAGCCCAGGATAGTGAGACCCTGGGACATTCTCAGCGGAGCCCATACAGACCCGGGACCGTCACTAGAGCAGCCAGTGGCAGGAGCTGAGAAGGAGATGCAGTGTTTGTGTCCGTTTCTAAGGCTTACCTTAGTGGGGGGTACAGAGGGCTTCATTTCTCCAGAACCTCGGAGGCCCAGGGTTGAGTTACGCAGCAGGAGAACGAACCAGCAAACCTGGAAAAGGCCAGATGGGAGCAGAAcatgacttcactggagttacacctCATTTAAGCCAGcggaagtgagatcagaattgggccccGCTAAATTATACTCTAGAAGGTGACTGGCTATAAGTCACCCTGTGAGTGCCACATTAATTCCCTCTGTGATCCCAGGGCAAACGTGATCCGCTCACCAGCGAGAGGCGGCGTGCGCTAACAGCTGGCACGTGGGATCCAAAACCACAGCTGCTTTCTTTCTACCTTCACATCCTCATCAGTGCTACGGACTCGGCACTCTGCCCTGGGCTGGCGTTTCTGTGGCTGCTCCATGAGCCAGAACTCAGCCCAGCTGGGGACGGGGGCGAAATGGGggacagctgccctggggcccccttACAAATGTCTGTCACTGGGGTGAAACAGGATGGCACCCCAGCGACCAGGGCGTGGCTGCCAGCGCTGGGCAGTAACCTGGCTCTGTGTCTCTCCCAGCAAAGGCCGTGGGCAGTTCCTAGCCGTGCTGGGATCCTTTCTTCCTGTCCGTGAAGCCCCCGGCCTGCTTTCCTTTGCCCCGGGTGAGTCACTCAGTAACACATGCACGTTGTCAGAGCCCCCGAGCCAGCCGGGATGGCCTGAGCAGGCACCTGCTAGCACACTGCCAGGGCGAGTTATTCACACGCAGAACCTGAACCCAGGCCCTGCAGTGTTCGAATCGGGCTTTAAATCCACAGGCCCCCAGCTTGAGTTCAGCGGCTCCGCTCCTGTGAAGTTAAGACTTGCCCCAGCTGAGGCTGTGGCCTATAATGTCTGAGTGGGCCTGAAATTAGGAAAAAGTCATTGAACAAACCATCCATCGACCTGTCTAgcccttccctgcacccccatctgtTCAGCCCGACACATCCTGCTTCTCTCACTAGTTCCCGGCCCCTTCTCTCCCGGCTGCGTCTCTCCAGGTTCTTCTCTCCTCAGCACCCCCGGCGTAAGCAGCAGGACGGGGGTTTCTGGCCCAGCCGCTCATGCAGCGCAGCGCTCCCGCAGCTGCAAAGGGGGTGCAGTACATGCCTGCTGAGCGCCTCCCCCATCTCTCTGGCTCCACTGCGGACGCAGTCGCTGTGCCATGAATTGCACGGTGCTGAattcactccctgccccaggcctccttgctggggtgggggatggggacacTGGCTTCTGGGCTGGATTTCACAAGAGCaagtggggggggtcacaaggcgGTTGGCACCAGGCACGGGGGAGGCTGTCATGTGTCTTGGGCAATCGGAAGGAAGGAAGTTTCGCTGCAGGAGGGGTCAGTCAGCACATTCCGGGCTGTGACCGTTCGCctgcagaggtcaggaaggaCATTCCCCGCCCCCAAGCAGAGTCTCTAATGAGCCCTTACTAGCCCAGCTCAGACCCAGTGCTCCATCCTCGTCCTCCTCGCCTTTCACGCCATCAGCCCTGCTCTTCTGAAGCCAAGGGAGGATGAGATTTCCAGAGACTCTGTCCCCTCCTGCCTCTCGAATTGCTCTTTCAGGGTGTCCTTCAAAGGATCCTGTGGGGTTTCCACCGAGCTCTGTCCTGGGTCCCTGTTTCTTCTCCCTTTACCCCTTATCTCTGGGCCATCTCATCTACTCACATCAGTTCAGCTACCGTCTCCTTGACCTACCTCTCACCTTCTGTCCAAACTgaaatctcagcctgtctctgTGATGTCTCCTCGGGGAGGTCCAGCTGTCAGATCAAGCTCCGCATGGCTAAACCAGCTCTTCATCTTCCCCGCCCGAGCCCTCCCTGCTACCCCCGTTCTTCATGCTGCCTGTGCAGGGGAGCCCAGGAGAGACGCTGAGGCTGGCAAAGGCAGCCTTTGAGCGTAAGGCCATGGGAGCCCCATGCAAAGGCCTCTGGTGCCTGGGAAACGTAGATCTCCAGCCGCAGAGCCTGGCGC from Mauremys mutica isolate MM-2020 ecotype Southern chromosome 15, ASM2049712v1, whole genome shotgun sequence includes the following:
- the PLD3 gene encoding 5'-3' exonuclease PLD3 isoform X2 — translated: MKPSVPPTKLNALGSQEELLLPGQPNRLSQKYSRRALLAVILVGVLLAGILTCLLVFPFGSPLGRGKVGQDPDNTCSDPCRIVLVESIPEGMVYEDNSTVNPSTFQAWRSLIGGATNSLDIASFYWTLTNDDTHTQEATADQGEEILAELLQLPQRSVSVRIAVSSPSSKQPTDDLQALEQSGAAVRKVNMRRLTDGVLHTKFWIVDKTHVYLGSANMDWRSLTQVKELGAAVYNCSCLAKDLGKMFEAYWVLGVPDASIPSPWPANYSTTYNKETPLEVQLNGTDAGVYLSSSPPALCAEGRTEDLRALLSVIDDASQFVHIAVMSYLPTMEFSHPRRYWPTIDNHLRKAAYERQVHIRLLIGCWEHSKPDMFPFLKSLAAMQDNRTHYSVEVRLFTIPVNETQAKIPYARVNHNKYMVTDKVAYIGTSNWSGDYFVRTAGSALVVNQSDTNAQGELTVREQLQAVFERDWNSKYSSDISTLGQWGNICRGH
- the PLD3 gene encoding 5'-3' exonuclease PLD3 isoform X1, with amino-acid sequence MNQSSRKYSKATGASHLASAARTEETLDPGSGRLCRETDPSGVVCWFVLLLRNSTLGLRGSGEMKPSVPPTKLNALGSQEELLLPGQPNRLSQKYSRRALLAVILVGVLLAGILTCLLVFPFGSPLGRGKVGQDPDNTCSDPCRIVLVESIPEGMVYEDNSTVNPSTFQAWRSLIGGATNSLDIASFYWTLTNDDTHTQEATADQGEEILAELLQLPQRSVSVRIAVSSPSSKQPTDDLQALEQSGAAVRKVNMRRLTDGVLHTKFWIVDKTHVYLGSANMDWRSLTQVKELGAAVYNCSCLAKDLGKMFEAYWVLGVPDASIPSPWPANYSTTYNKETPLEVQLNGTDAGVYLSSSPPALCAEGRTEDLRALLSVIDDASQFVHIAVMSYLPTMEFSHPRRYWPTIDNHLRKAAYERQVHIRLLIGCWEHSKPDMFPFLKSLAAMQDNRTHYSVEVRLFTIPVNETQAKIPYARVNHNKYMVTDKVAYIGTSNWSGDYFVRTAGSALVVNQSDTNAQGELTVREQLQAVFERDWNSKYSSDISTLGQWGNICRGH